The genomic DNA GCAGGCGAGTCCGGGTCCCATCGGGGGCCGAAGATCGCGGCCTGTTGCTCGACGGTCAGCAGCAGGCCGCGCTCGTGGGCGTCGATCATCCGATCCAAGCCGGCGGCGAGTTGCTCGAGACGGCCGATCCGTTCGGCGACCTGGGTTCGCTGCGCACGCAGTGCGGCGGGCACGTCCGCGGTCGAGTCGTCCAGGATGGCGCCGATCCTGTCGAGGCCGAGACCGATCTCCCGGTAGACGACAATGCGGTGCAGCCGTTCCAGGTCACCTGCGGTGTAGAGCCGGTATCCGGCGGGCGTGCGAAGCGACGGTCGCGCCAGACCGATCTCGTCCCAGTGATGCAGTGCGCGGACGGTCACACCCAGCCGCGTCGAGACTTGACCGACGGTCAGGCCATCGGCGTCAGTGGTCTCGAGCATGCTGTCCATTGTCGCCGGGAGCGGAGTCCGGCGCGGTGATCCCGATCGCAGCGAGGTTGCGCGCTTCCTGGCTGGCCGGATCGAAGGGCTTCGCGGCGGTCAGGACGATCCGCGCGTTCTCGGGGGTGATCACCTCGACATCGCGGGTGTTCCACGGCGTGTCCCGTGGGCCGTCGACCGAGTGCGGACGCAGGGCACGACATGCCTCGGCGAGGACATCGACCTCGCCGAGCACGCAGGCGAAGGAGACGCTCATCGCCGGTGGTCGCGCGGGGACGTTCGCTTCCGAGACGAGCAGGACGTCCTGGAACGCCCACCGGCGCAGATGCACGAGCGTGCCGGGTATGCCGAACAGTTCGAAGAACCCGAGTCCGCGAACCCAGAAGTCCACCGACGCGGTCAGATCCGCGGTGGGGATCCTCACGAAGGCAGGCATTCCGTAGATGCCGCGAAAGGGCTCCGGCGCAGTCGCATCCGGGCCGGGAGTGGGGACGGGACTGATCTCGAAGGCGTTGTAGTAGTCGCTCATGCACGCCACCCTCCGGCCTGACGCAACGTGAGGGTCAAGCTGTTTCCGAGAAGACCTCGTCGAGAGTGGAGGCGGTGAGCAGGCGCTGGGCCCACGTCACCACCTGTGCGCCATCGGCGGCGTGGATTCGGTCGCTGATCCCGCGGGGAGTCGGGCCGAACCTCATGGACAACAGATAGAGCAAGAATTCGGCCCTCCCCTCCACCCTTCCTTCGGCCCGGAGTCGATCGGCGGTGGTCACGGCTCTGTGAAGACCTCGTCGAGGGTGGTCGCGGTGAGCAGGCGCTGAGACCAGGTCAGCAAGTGCGCGACATCGGCGCTACGGATGCGATCACGAATGTGAGCCGGGATCGGGCCGAACTTCGTCGACAACTGTCCCAGCAAGACTTCGACGTGTCCTTCAGTACGCGCTTCAGTGCGGCCTTCGGCGCGACCTTGGGCGCGACCTTCGGCGCGGAGTCGTTCGGCGGTTGTCATGATGACCTCCTTCGCTCGGGGGCCGAGCTGATCGATCACGGGGCCCAGATCGTCTTCGCTGGTCTCGCCCACAAGGAAAATGTACGTCACCAGGGATTGCAGGTCATCCAGGCCACCCGGGGCGGCCAGAAGATCGTGCAGGTCCACCAGCCACGGGGTCAGGTCCTCGCCCAGGGTGCGGTTGCCTGCTGCGATCTTGTGCAACACCAGCGTCAGCCGGGCCGCTGTTCCAGATAGCTGCCATGTATTCGACCATGCGCAGCGGCATGAACCGGTCGGGGCGGGTCTGATGCTCGACCAGGACGTAGATGAAGGTGTCGCGGTCACCGAGGCGGGTGGAGAAGAGCAGGTCGCTGTAGCGGGACCGCAGATGTGGGGAGACGAAGCTGCACGACTCGAACCGCAAAGCGGCCCAGTCGATGCGGTTGACGACGGCCTCGGGGAGGACGTGGCGTAGTTCCCCGGCGGCATTGTCGGGTCGGGCCATGATCCGCCGGAACAGAGCATCGTGCGGATTCGCCGGTGCTACAGACATGCGCGGCAAACTACTCGCACCCTCCGACACGAAAGTCGAAGGGGCGCACAGCGGTATCACGGGCCCGGCCGGGTCGACCGGGGCGGGAAGGACTACGGCGCGGTCATTCCCCCTGGGTCGCGGCGATGAGGGACAGCGGACGCATGTCGAGCCAATGGGCTTCGACATAGTCGAGGCAGGCTTCGCGGGAGGCCGCGCCGTGGGCGATCCGCCAGCCGGTGGGGACGGCGGCGAAGATCGGCCACAGGGAATGCTGGCCCTCGTCGTTGACCAGCACGTAGAACTCGGCGGTGTCGTCGTCGAACGGGTTGCTCATGGGATTGCCTTTCGGGAAACGGCTCAGGCGCGATGGGTGTCGGTCCAGGCGGTGGTCAGGACGTGGCCGATGCGGGCCAGGGCCTGCTCGGAGGTCATCCGCCAGTGGGTGGCGGCGACGGCGTGGTTGTG from Nocardia higoensis includes the following:
- a CDS encoding VOC family protein yields the protein MSDYYNAFEISPVPTPGPDATAPEPFRGIYGMPAFVRIPTADLTASVDFWVRGLGFFELFGIPGTLVHLRRWAFQDVLLVSEANVPARPPAMSVSFACVLGEVDVLAEACRALRPHSVDGPRDTPWNTRDVEVITPENARIVLTAAKPFDPASQEARNLAAIGITAPDSAPGDNGQHARDH
- a CDS encoding Rpn family recombination-promoting nuclease/putative transposase — protein: MSKPIGSTCVRCPSSPRPRGNDRAVVLPAPVDPAGPVIPLCAPSTFVSEGASSLPRMSVAPANPHDALFRRIMARPDNAAGELRHVLPEAVVNRIDWAALRFESCSFVSPHLRSRYSDLLFSTRLGDRDTFIYVLVEHQTRPDRFMPLRMVEYMAAIWNSGPADAGVAQDRSRQPHPGRGPDPVAGGPARSSGRPGWPG
- a CDS encoding MerR family transcriptional regulator, with the protein product MLETTDADGLTVGQVSTRLGVTVRALHHWDEIGLARPSLRTPAGYRLYTAGDLERLHRIVVYREIGLGLDRIGAILDDSTADVPAALRAQRTQVAERIGRLEQLAAGLDRMIDAHERGLLLTVEQQAAIFGPRWDPDSPARARRHYGDTPQWQQYAERASARGPEEWQAVADTVADLDRALGDAMDAGVEPGSRDANHLVERHREVFTDSYFPLSRQMQVCLGRRYESDPAFAAHYDAVRPGLATWLRRSIDACARTHGIDPDTATWQ
- a CDS encoding MbtH family protein; amino-acid sequence: MSNPFDDDTAEFYVLVNDEGQHSLWPIFAAVPTGWRIAHGAASREACLDYVEAHWLDMRPLSLIAATQGE